The genomic window AAAGCCACATTGAAGGACATCATTGTTAATGATGAAATCGTTGATTCAGTTAACATGACAACTGGTAAGGCACAATTGATTTTTGACAAGACGCCTTTTTATGCAGAAATGGGTGGCCAGGTCGCTGATATTGGTAATATTTATGACGAAAACAACAACCAAGTTGCTGAAGTCTTAGATGTTCAACATGCACCAAATGGCCAAAACATCCACTTAGTAAATGTCATTTCAGAATTAGACGTTAACAAAGAATATACCTTGAAGATCAACGTTGATTTCCGTGAAAAAGTTCGCCACAATCACACAGCAACTCACTTGTTGGATCAAGCTTTACGTGAAGTCGTTGGACCAAGAACTCATCAAGCAGGTTCATTAGTTGAACCAGGATATCTTCGTTTTGATTTCAACAGTAATGAAGGATTAAACGACCAACAAATCAGCCAATTGGAAAAAATCGTTAACGAAAAGATCTGGGCAGCTATTCCTGTTAAGACAGAAGTCTTGCCAATTGAAGAAGCTAAGAAGAAAAAAGGCGCCGTTGCCATGTTTAGCGAAAAATACGGCGACATTGTCCGTGTTGTTGAAGTAGATGATTACTCGATTGAATTCTGTGGTGGTACTCACGTTAGAAACACTTCAGAAATTGGTTTGTTTAAGATCACTTCTGAATCAGCAGTTGGTTCAGGTATCAGAAGAATCGATGCCGTAACTGGCGAAGAAGCCTTTGAGTACTTGAACGACCAACTAAACGTCCTGAAAGAAACTGCAACAAATATGAAAGTTAACCAACTAAAAGATGTTCCTGCACGTGCAGAACAATTAGTTGATGAAGCTAAGAAATTAAAACGCGACAATCAAAACTTGAAGGTTCAACTTACTAGTCAAAAATCTGCCGAAGTGTTTGACCAAGTCGAAGATATCAATGGCGTAAAGGTCATTGCCAACGTTATTTCTGCTGACGATATGTCGACTCTTAGACAATTGGCTGATAAGTGGAAGAGCGAAAACAAGTCTGATGTCTTGATTTTAGGCGCTGGTTCCGGAGATAAAGCTAATTTAGTAGTTTCCGTTAACAAAGCCGCACAAGACAAGGGCCTCAAAGCTGGAGATTTGATCAAACAAATTGCTAAAGAGATCCAAGGTGGCGGCGGTGGCCGTCCAGATATGGCTCAAGCAGGTGGTAAGGACCCTAAAGGTTTAACAAAAGCGTTACAATTAGCTAAAGATATTATTAAAAATAATTAAAGTGTTCTATAATAGAACTTAATAACTAACAGTCACTTAATTATATTAAATGGAGGTTTTGCCATGAGTTCACTTGATAAAACAATGAGTTTTGATTTTAATGAAAATAAAGGCAAAGACGTCAAAGAAACCTTACAAAGTGTCTATCAATCTTTGGAAGAAAAAGGCTACAATCCAATTAACCAAATTGTTGGATATTTGCTTTCTGGTGACCCCGCATACATTCCTCGTCACAATGACGCCAGAAACTTGATCTTAAAACATGAACGAGATGAGATAATCGAAGAATTAGTTAAGAGTTATCTCAACCAGAATAAGTAATGCGCCTATTAGGTTTAGATGTAGGCTCTAGAACTGTTGGAGTGGCTGCTAGCGATCTTTTAGGTTGGACTGCTCAAGGAGTTGAAATAATCCGCATCAATGAAGATGAGGGTGATTTTGGCTTGGATAGATTGGGCGAGATAATCAAGGAAAAGCAAGTCACAGGCGTTGTGATCGGTTTACCCAAGAACATGAATAATAGTGAGGGTCCTAGAGCCGAGAAGTCTCGTGAATATGGCAAGATGGTCACTGAAAGATTTTCGCTTCCAGTTGATATGATTGACGAACGGTTGACGACCGTTCAAGCAGAACGAATGTTAGTAGATGAGGCAAACGTCTCAAGACATAAACGTAAAAAGGTTATCGACAAAATAGCTGCTGAGATGATTCTCCAAAATTATCTCGATGCTAAAGGTAAACTTACGCAGAAATAGGTGAAATTTATGAGTGAAAAATCTGGATCAAATAAAGATTTAGACGAAGTTATCTTAAGCGACGACAAAGGCAACCAAGAGACATATAAGATTTTATTCACGTTTGAATCTGATGACTATGGTAAATCTTACGTGTTCTTATATCCTAAGAACGATGAGGACTCCGATGAGATCGAAGTTCAAGCATTCTCATTTACTCCTGACGAAAACGGAGACGTTGACGCTGGTGAGCTTAATCCAATTGAAGATGCTGAAGAATGGGACATGGTTCAAGAAGTGCTTAATACATTCACAAATGACGATGAACAAGATATCTAATTAAATTACGAACTGTGAATCAGCTTTTGAATTCATGGTTCGTAATTTGTTGTTTAAATACGTTTTTAAATATCAAATATTTTGTTTTTTCAATGTTGTGCTAAAATTAAGCAATACAATGAACTAATTTTAAGGGGATAAAATGCTGAGTCTGTTAATTGTTTTATTGTTAATTTACGGTTTTTATATGGGCGCACGACGTGGCCTAGCAATGCAAGCCTTTTATACGATTGGCTATGCTGTTTTCTTTGCTTTGGCATTGTTGACCTTTCGTTTTCTCGGTCCCAAATTTGAAATGATTGTTCCATATCCATCTGCTAATTTAGGAAGCGAATTTGCTTTCTTCTCAACCAAGGTGGGCATGGAATTAGATAATGCTTTTTATCGTGCCTTTGCATTCATTTTTGTTTGCTTCATCGGTTGGATCATTATGAGATTTGCCGGTCTATATTTTAAACGATTGACCTATGTTCCAATGTCAAATGACGTTAACTTATTAAGCGGTGGAATTTTAGGATTTATCGTTACTTATATGACAATATTTATGATTCTCATGATCATGGCAATGATTCCAGTTTCTGGAATTCAACATGCATTATCGCATTCATTCGTAGCATCTGCGATGATCGAAGCATCGCCAATTGTTTCTAAGTGGCTTCCTTCACTGTGGATCGCAAGCGCATAATTAAATAGATACAAGACAGGTTAATTCTGAGTTAAAACGTTAAACACCGATTTATCGTTTGAAACGGGGAATTAGCCTTTTTTAAACAAGAATTAAACGGAGAAATTATATGAATAATAAAGCATTGAATGTTTTAGAATTCGGTAAGATCAAAGATGAGATCGCCAAATATTTGATCACATCGCGTGGTAAAACATTACTGAAAAAATTGATGCCGATGTCAGTCGAATCTATTGTTCATCGACTCATCGACCAAACTAAAGATGGGATGGATATTGTTCGTCTGCGTGGCGAAATACCTGTCCGTAAATTAGACGATTTGCATGATCAAGCTAATCGTCTGAAAAAAGATGGAAATTTAAATGGAACTGAATTAGCCGCAATTGGCCAAGTTTTAAAAAATACTGCTGAGTTAAAGGCTTTTTTTGCTGACCTGCATGATGACGAGATTCCTTTACGCGAATTATTTAACTTGAGTGGAGACTTGATCGATAATCCAACTTTGACTCATCGGATCGACAAATCGATCGATGATTCTGGTCGCTTGCTCGATACTGCTTCTGACGACTTGCAATACATCCGTAACCAGATCAATCGTTATAATGAGCAGATCCGTCATTCCATGGAGCAATATACTCGTGGAAAGAATACCAAGTATTTGACCGAAGCTATCGTCACATTGCGTGATGATCGATTCGTTGTACCGGTTAAAACTGAATATCGTGCCAAATTTGGTGGAGTAGTCCATGACCAAAGTGCCAGTGGCCAAACTTTGTATATTGAGCCTCAAGCAGTTGTCGGCCTAAACAATCAATTGCACGATGCACAGACATCTGAAAAGTTAGAAGAAATTCGAATTTTAGGAGAACTATCTGATTTAGTTCGCCCAGAAATTGATGACATCGTGGCCAATAATGAAGTTTTAGCTCAATTTGATTTGATCAACGCTAAAGCTAAGTATGCCAATCAGATCAAGGCGACTGAACCCTTGATTTCGCGTGACAACATCGTTGATTTAAAGGAAGCTAAGCATCCCTTGATCAATCCTGATAAAGTGGTTGCCAATGATATTAAAATTGGCGATGACTATCGGACGATGCTGATCACAGGTCCTAATACTGGTGGTAAAACTATCACTATGAAAACTTTAGGATTGATTCAGATCATGGCTCAGTCAGGGTTGTTCATTCCGGCTCATGAAGAAAGTCAGGTTGCTGTTTTTGACGAAGTGTTTGTTGATATCGGTGATGAACAATCAATCGAGCAAAACTTGAGTACCTTCTCGTCTCACATGGATAACATCATCAACATCATGAAACATGTAACTGAGCGTAGTTTAGTCTTGATCGATGAATTGGGTGCCGGAACTGATCCTCAAGAAGGTGCCGCTATTGCGATTGCAATTCTTGAGAAGTTATCGGAATCTAATCCTGAGATCATGGCAACAACTCACTACCCAGAATTAAAGATTTATGCCTACAACACCGATAATACTATCAACGCCAGTATGGAATTTGACGACAAGTCGTTAAAACCAACTTATCGTCTTTTAATTGGAATTCCCGGTGCAAGTAATGCGATGAATATTGCCGCTCGTTTGGGGATGGATCGTTCAGTGATTGAACGTGGTAATTCGTTGATGAGTGGCGAAAGCCAAGATCTGAATAACATGATCAATGACTTGGAGAAACGTCGTAAAGAATTTGAGCAAAACAATGAGAAATTGGAAGCTCAACTTGCTAAGAATAAAAAATTAGAAGAGCAGTATGAAACTGAACGAACAACTTTAGAGAATTCTAAAGATAGCGAGATCCAGGCAGCTAAGGTTCGTGCTAATCAAATAGTTTCAAGTACCAAGAAGAAATCCGAAAAGATCATTGATCGACTCAAAGATCTTGAACGAAAAGGCTATGCAGTTAAACCTGATCAAATTATCTCAGCAAGAACAGATTTGAAGAACTTGCATCAAGAAGACATGAAGAAAAAGAATCGTGTCCTCAGACGCAATCAGCGTCGTCAAGAATTAAAAGTTGGCGATAATGTTAAAGCCATCCCTTATGGACAATTTGGTACCATCATTCGTAAAGATCAAAATAACAAGTATGAAGTTCAACTTGGTATTTTGAAAATGAAATTTGATGCCGCTGATTTAGAGAAGACGCAACAACAACCTGAAGAGACCGATACCAAGAAAACTATGGTCAGACGTACGAAGAGTTCATCTCTTTCTAGCAAGCTAGATTTGCGTGGAGAGAGATACGAAGAAGCAATGGCAGATTTGGATACGTATATCGATG from Companilactobacillus sp. includes these protein-coding regions:
- a CDS encoding IreB family regulatory phosphoprotein, which gives rise to MSSLDKTMSFDFNENKGKDVKETLQSVYQSLEEKGYNPINQIVGYLLSGDPAYIPRHNDARNLILKHERDEIIEELVKSYLNQNK
- the ruvX gene encoding Holliday junction resolvase RuvX gives rise to the protein MRLLGLDVGSRTVGVAASDLLGWTAQGVEIIRINEDEGDFGLDRLGEIIKEKQVTGVVIGLPKNMNNSEGPRAEKSREYGKMVTERFSLPVDMIDERLTTVQAERMLVDEANVSRHKRKKVIDKIAAEMILQNYLDAKGKLTQK
- a CDS encoding DUF1292 domain-containing protein, translating into MSEKSGSNKDLDEVILSDDKGNQETYKILFTFESDDYGKSYVFLYPKNDEDSDEIEVQAFSFTPDENGDVDAGELNPIEDAEEWDMVQEVLNTFTNDDEQDI
- a CDS encoding CvpA family protein, yielding MLSLLIVLLLIYGFYMGARRGLAMQAFYTIGYAVFFALALLTFRFLGPKFEMIVPYPSANLGSEFAFFSTKVGMELDNAFYRAFAFIFVCFIGWIIMRFAGLYFKRLTYVPMSNDVNLLSGGILGFIVTYMTIFMILMIMAMIPVSGIQHALSHSFVASAMIEASPIVSKWLPSLWIASA
- a CDS encoding endonuclease MutS2, encoding MNNKALNVLEFGKIKDEIAKYLITSRGKTLLKKLMPMSVESIVHRLIDQTKDGMDIVRLRGEIPVRKLDDLHDQANRLKKDGNLNGTELAAIGQVLKNTAELKAFFADLHDDEIPLRELFNLSGDLIDNPTLTHRIDKSIDDSGRLLDTASDDLQYIRNQINRYNEQIRHSMEQYTRGKNTKYLTEAIVTLRDDRFVVPVKTEYRAKFGGVVHDQSASGQTLYIEPQAVVGLNNQLHDAQTSEKLEEIRILGELSDLVRPEIDDIVANNEVLAQFDLINAKAKYANQIKATEPLISRDNIVDLKEAKHPLINPDKVVANDIKIGDDYRTMLITGPNTGGKTITMKTLGLIQIMAQSGLFIPAHEESQVAVFDEVFVDIGDEQSIEQNLSTFSSHMDNIINIMKHVTERSLVLIDELGAGTDPQEGAAIAIAILEKLSESNPEIMATTHYPELKIYAYNTDNTINASMEFDDKSLKPTYRLLIGIPGASNAMNIAARLGMDRSVIERGNSLMSGESQDLNNMINDLEKRRKEFEQNNEKLEAQLAKNKKLEEQYETERTTLENSKDSEIQAAKVRANQIVSSTKKKSEKIIDRLKDLERKGYAVKPDQIISARTDLKNLHQEDMKKKNRVLRRNQRRQELKVGDNVKAIPYGQFGTIIRKDQNNKYEVQLGILKMKFDAADLEKTQQQPEETDTKKTMVRRTKSSSLSSKLDLRGERYEEAMADLDTYIDEALLAGYNQVTIVHGFGTGVIRNGVTKYLQSNPRVKSFGYAPASSGGSGATIVDL